The proteins below come from a single Juglans regia cultivar Chandler chromosome 12, Walnut 2.0, whole genome shotgun sequence genomic window:
- the LOC109010369 gene encoding aspartyl protease family protein 2-like, producing the protein MEPIPKTNTFLFPLTILFFFLSTSSSAPLQYQNLVLNPLSSNTHTLSWPESDSLLPESTVHDPDAASTTTLQLRHLDSLSLDKSPEQLFHLRLQRDALRVKALTSLAAVGNGSRAAGTVGGFSSSIISGLSQGSGEYFTRIGVGTPPKYVYMVLDTGSDVIWIQCAPCRKCYSQVDPVFDPTKSRSFVGISCGSPLCRKLDSPGCNSRDRCLYQVSYGDGSFTLGEFSTETLTFRGEKVGRVALGCGHDNEGLFVGAAGLLGLGRGKLSFPLQTGRQFNRKFSYCLVDRSSESRTSSIVFGDAAVSRTARFTPLIVNPKLDTFYYVELLGISVGGVRVTGITASLFKLDSIGNGGVIIDSGTSVTRLTRPAYIALRNAFRAGTSSLKRAPEFSLFDTCYDLSGKAEVKVPTVVLHFRGADVSLPATNYLIPVDTDGSFCFAFAGTTSGLSIVGNIQQQGFRVVYDLAGSRIGFTPRGCE; encoded by the coding sequence ATGGAGCCCATCCCAAAGACGAATACTTTCCTTTTTCCACTCaccattctcttcttctttctctcaaCCTCTTCCTCAGCCCCACTTCAGTACCAAAACCTTGTCCTCAACCCACTTTCTTCCAACACACACACCCTCTCATGGCCGGAATCAGATTCCCTGCTTCCCGAATCCACCGTGCACGACCCAGATGCCGCCTCCACCACCACCCTCCAATTGCGCCATTTAGACTCGTTGTCCCTCGACAAAAGTCCGGAGCAACTCTTCCACCTCAGGCTCCAACGCGACGCTCTCAGAGTCAAGGCCCTAACCTCACTAGCAGCTGTTGGAAACGGGAGTCGTGCGGCCGGCACTGTCGGCGGGTTCAGCAGCTCCATCATATCCGGCCTGTCCCAGGGCAGCGGGGAGTACTTCACACGCATCGGCGTGGGCACTCCTCCAAAGTACGTGTACATGGTGCTGGACACCGGGAGCGATGTAATCTGGATCCAGTGTGCTCCATGTAGAAAATGCTACTCCCAGGTCGACCCGGTCTTCGACCCCACCAAATCCAGATCCTTCGTCGGCATATCCTGTGGCTCCCCCTTGTGCCGGAAGCTCGACTCTCCGGGCTGCAACTCACGCGACAGGTGTCTCTATCAAGTTTCCTACGGCGATGGATCCTTCACACTGGGCGAGTTCTCCACAGAAACGCTGACGTTCCGTGGCGAAAAAGTGGGACGCGTGGCTCTCGGATGTGGCCACGATAACGAGGGCTTGTTCGTCGGTGCTGCGGGATTGTTGGGCCTCGGTCGGGGGAAGTTATCGTTTCCCTTGCAGACCGGTCGACAGTTTAACCGGAAGTTCTCTTACTGCTTGGTGGACCGCTCCTCCGAGTCCAGAACGTCTTCGATCGTGTTTGGCGACGCAGCCGTTTCTCGGACAGCCCGGTTCACTCCTTTGATAGTGAACCCCAAGCTCGACACTTTCTACTACGTCGAACTCCTCGGGATCAGTGTGGGGGGAGTGCGCGTCACCGGCATTACAGCTTCGTTGTTCAAACTGGACTCGATTGGGAACGGCGGTGTCATCATTGACTCGGGCACGTCCGTAACCCGCTTAACCAGACCCGCATACATAGCCTTGAGAAACGCTTTCCGGGCCGGAACATCCAGCCTGAAGCGGGCACCGGAATTCTCGTTGTTCGACACTTGTTATGACTTGTCCGGGAAGGCAGAGGTGAAGGTACCAACAGTAGTGTTGCATTTTCGAGGCGCCGACGTGTCGTTGCCGGCGACTAATTATCTGATTCCGGTGGATACCGATGGGAGCTTTTGTTTCGCGTTTGCAGGTACCACGAGCGGTTTGTC